A genomic region of Dunckerocampus dactyliophorus isolate RoL2022-P2 chromosome 8, RoL_Ddac_1.1, whole genome shotgun sequence contains the following coding sequences:
- the si:ch211-103a14.5 gene encoding guanylyl cyclase-activating protein 1 has product MGNNGSTLEDLTTCESHQWYRKFMTECPSGLLSFYEFKKFFGLRNLSETSNAYVESMFTTFDLNDDGFIDFMEYVAALSLVLKGGVHQKLRWYFKLYDLDGSGCIDRDELLLIIKSIHAINGVPDDTKAQEFADIVFDKIDINGDGELSYEEFMGGVQEDEALLKTLTQSLDLSHIVQKIQGELNSCGK; this is encoded by the exons ATGGGAAACAACGGCTCCACTTTGGAGGATCTAACCACTTGCGAGAGCCACCAGTGGTACAGGAAATTCATGACCGAGTGCCCATCTGGACTTCTTTCTTTTTATGAGTTCAAGAAGTTTTTTGGGCTGAGGAACCTGTCGGAGACGTCAAACGCCTACGTGGAGTCTATGTTTACGACCTTCGATCTGAATGAC GACGGTTTCATTGACTTCATGGAATACGTCGCTGCTCTCAGCCTAGTTCTGAAGGGAGGGGTGCATCAGAAACTTCGCTGGTACTTCAAACTGTACGATCTAGATGGCAGCGGCTGCATTGACCGCGACGAGCTACTTCTCATCATTAAG TCTATTCATGCAATCAATGGGGTCCCCGACGACACTAAAGCGCAGGAGTTTGCAGACATAGTGTTTGACAAGATTGACATCAATGGCGATG GTGAACTGTCCTATGAAGAGTTCATGGGCGGGGTTCAAGAGGACGAGGCGCTACTGAAGACTCTCACACAGAGCTTGGACCTGTCACACATTGTTCAGAAAATCCAAGGGGAGCTGAACAGCTGTGGAAAGTAA